The genomic window TCAAATCTTTATAGTGTGGTTAAATTTCAGCGAGGATTTCATTTGTATCATACAAATAATGAGGTTGAGAGATGCCTTTTGTAACTAAGATCTTCAAATTCTGTGCTGCGCATCAGTACTGGAATACCTCATGGAGTGAGGAGAAGAACAGGGAAGTATTCGGCAAGGATGTGAGACTGCACGGACACAACTATTCTCTGGAGATAACTGTGTCGGGAGAGATTGATCAAGATACAGGATTCATTATTGATCTAAATGAATTGAAACGGCTGGTGAACAAGAAAGTAATTGATCAGATTGACCACGCAACCATTGAGAAGGATATCCCGCAGTTGAGGGGAAAGCAGCCTTCCACCGAGAATATGGTGATCTGGGTCTGGAATCAGATCAAACCAGAACTGAAGGCTGTCACCTTGCATCGAGTTCGCCTGCGTGAAACGCCCACAATCTATACCGATTATTTCGGGCCTGACGAGTAATGGAGTTCAAAGAAAGACTCTTCTTGTTTCTCAGCGGAATATTCATCACCGCGCTGGTATTAGGTAATGTTATTGGCACGACCAAGTTTGTTAATGTGTTCGGGCTAGTAGTCCCAGCCGGCGTATTGGCCTACCCATTCACCTTTCTGGCAACTGATCTGATCTGCGAACTGTACGGCAAGAAGCGCGCTCAGACACTCGTATGGATCGGCTTTATCATGAACTTCTTTATGCTCGGGCTGATGACACTGGGACATATCATGCAGGATGCACTGGGCGTGTCCGGTGCCACATCAACTTTTGAGAATGTGTACGAGTTTATGGTCGGGAACGTCATTGCCTCCATGGTGGCGTATCTTACCGCTCAAACTGTGGATGTTCATCTCTTCCACTTCTGGAAACGGCTGACAAAGGGGAAACATCTCTGGCTGCGGAACAATCTTTCCACAACGCTCAGTCAGCTGGTGGATACGACTGCAATTCTTACCATCCTCTTCTATGCCAATAATCTGGGTGAGAGTGTGGCATCGCTGGGAGATCTTCCCAGACTTATCTTATCTTCTTATCTGTTCAAGTTCTTTTTTGCTCTGTTTGATACGCCGCTATTCTATTTTAGTGTATGGAGATTAAAACCGAAAGTGCACGAAGATCCCGATGAGAAAACGTGGGGTTATCGTCCGTTCGCTGAGGAGGTGCTATGACCGGCGACAACATGAAGAAGATTCAATCTATCACCCTCGATCTCTTAAGGGAGATTGGGGAAGACCCTGACCGCGAGGGGTTGCAGAAGACTCCAGAACGAGTGGCGCGGGCTTGGAATCACTTTATTAAGGGCTATGGGGAGACGCCTGAGGAAGTTGTTGGCGACGCTATTTTTGAGGAGTTATGCGATGAAATTGTGATCGTGAAGGAGATCGATTTCTTTTCTCTGTGTGAACACCATCTCCTGCCGTTCAAAGGATGCGTTAACGTGGGGTATCTACCGGACAACAAGATCATCGGACTTTCGAAGATTCCACGCATTGTAGATATTTATGCGAGGAGACTGCAGGTTCAAGAGCGGATGACACAGCAGATTGCGGATGCCTTGCAGCAGGTGTTGAATCCAAAGGGGGTAGCGGTGATCATGGAAGCTGAACATCTGTGCATGCAGATGAGAGGGGTGGAGAAAAAGGCTTCGTTCATGGTGACATCGGCCGTGAGAGGTGCGTTTGAAAAGAATCAGAAGACGCGCGATGAATTCCTTTCTATTGTATCAACCGGGAGGACCTGATGGGACTGTTAGGAGCACACGTAAGCGTAGCCGGCGGAGTGGAAAATGCACCCGGCAGAGGT from Candidatus Neomarinimicrobiota bacterium includes these protein-coding regions:
- a CDS encoding queuosine precursor transporter encodes the protein MEFKERLFLFLSGIFITALVLGNVIGTTKFVNVFGLVVPAGVLAYPFTFLATDLICELYGKKRAQTLVWIGFIMNFFMLGLMTLGHIMQDALGVSGATSTFENVYEFMVGNVIASMVAYLTAQTVDVHLFHFWKRLTKGKHLWLRNNLSTTLSQLVDTTAILTILFYANNLGESVASLGDLPRLILSSYLFKFFFALFDTPLFYFSVWRLKPKVHEDPDEKTWGYRPFAEEVL
- the folE gene encoding GTP cyclohydrolase I FolE translates to MTGDNMKKIQSITLDLLREIGEDPDREGLQKTPERVARAWNHFIKGYGETPEEVVGDAIFEELCDEIVIVKEIDFFSLCEHHLLPFKGCVNVGYLPDNKIIGLSKIPRIVDIYARRLQVQERMTQQIADALQQVLNPKGVAVIMEAEHLCMQMRGVEKKASFMVTSAVRGAFEKNQKTRDEFLSIVSTGRT
- a CDS encoding 6-carboxytetrahydropterin synthase translates to MPFVTKIFKFCAAHQYWNTSWSEEKNREVFGKDVRLHGHNYSLEITVSGEIDQDTGFIIDLNELKRLVNKKVIDQIDHATIEKDIPQLRGKQPSTENMVIWVWNQIKPELKAVTLHRVRLRETPTIYTDYFGPDE